A stretch of Ipomoea triloba cultivar NCNSP0323 chromosome 13, ASM357664v1 DNA encodes these proteins:
- the LOC116002183 gene encoding probable sucrose-phosphate synthase 2 — MAGNEWINGYLEAILDSGASAIEVESKAPVVNVGEQGHFNPTKYFVEEVVSGVDETDLHRTWIKVVATRNTMERSSRLENMCWRIWHLTRKKKQLELEGLQRLANRRWEREQGRKDVTEDMSEDLSEGEKGDVLGETITLDSPRKKFQRNSSNSSNLEVWSESIKERKLYIVLISLHGLVRGENMELGRDSDTGGQIKYVVELAKALAKMPGVYRVDLFTRQVSSPEVDWSYGEPAEMLNTGAEDGDGDFLGESSGAYIIRIPFGPRDKYQRKELLWPHIQEFVDGALAHILNMSKTLSEQIGDGQPVWPYVIHGHYADAGDSAALLSGALNVPMVLTGHSLGRNKLEQLLKQGRQSKEDINSTYKIMRRIEAEELSLDAAELVITSTRQEIDEQWGLYDGFDVKLERVLRARARRGVNCHGRFMPRMAVIPPGMDFSNVVVQEEAAETDELVALTGSDGSSPKAMPTIWSEVMRFLVNPHKPMILALSRPDPKKNLTTLLKAFGECRPLRELANLTLIMGNRDDIDEMSAGNASVLTTVLKLIDKYDLYGQVAFPKHHKQSEVPEIYHLAAKTKGVFINPAFIEPFGLTLIEAAAHGLPLVATKNGGPVDIIRALNNGLLVDPHDQQAIADALLKLVSEKNLWMECRKNGWKNIHLFSWPEHCRTYLTRVAACRMRHPQWQTDTPTDELAAEESLNDSLKDVDMSLRLSVDGERTSLYESLDKGAVGYNQEDQVKRVLSKIQKADGDSESPEAERKDNNVPSNYPMLRRRRKLIVIALDCYDNQGQPEKKMLHIIQEVFKAIKIDPQIARLSGFAVSTAMPVSELSEFLKSGNIKVTDFDALICSSGSEVYYPGVNTGADGKPKPDPDYASHIEYRWGSDGLKNAIWKLMNAGEGEGGKSRSSPIEEDVKSSNMYCLSYLIKDLSKAKKVDDMRQKLRMRGLRCHPMYCRNSTRMQVIPLLASRSQALRYLFVRWRLNVTNMYVVLGETGDTDYEELIAGTHKTLIMKGAVEKGSEELLRTSGSYLREDTVPQESSLVARISGDARADEIVNALRQVSRG, encoded by the exons ATGGCGGGGAATGAGTGGATAAATGGGTACTTGGAGGCGATTCTTGACAGCGGCGCGTCGGCGATTGAGGTGGAGAGCAAGGCGCCTGTGGTTAATGTTGGGGAACAAGGGCATTTTAATCCCACTAAGTACTTTGTGGAGGAGGTGGTTTCTGGGGTGGATGAGACGGACCTTCATCGCACATGGATCAAGGTGGTGGCTACCCGCAACACCATGGAGCGCAGCTCTCGCCTCGAGAATATGTGCTGGCGAATCTGGCACCTCACCCGCAAGAAGAAACAG TTGGAATTGGAAGGTTTACAAAGGTTAGCGAATAGGAGATGGGAACGGGAGCAAGGGCGCAAAGATGTGACAGAGGACATGTCTGAAGACTTGTCCGAAGGAGAGAAGGGTGATGTGTTGGGGGAGACGATAACGCTTGACAGTCCAAGGAAGAAGTTCCAACGAAACTCATCCAACTCATCCAATTTGGAAGTATGGTCGGAGAGTATCAAGGAAAGGAAGCTTTATATTGTTCTTATTAG CTTGCATGGTTTGGTTCGTGGTGAAAATATGGAGCTTGGTCGGGATTCTGATACTGGTGGTCAG ATTAAATATGTTGTGGAACTTGCCAAGGCACTTGCTAAGATGCCCGGTGTATACAGGGTGGATTTGTTCACTCGTCAAGTTTCCTCACCAGAAGTGGACTGGAGTTATGGTGAGCCTGCAGAAATGTTGAATACGGGTGCTGAAGATGGCGATGGTGATTTTTTGGGTGAAAGTAGCGGGGCATATATCATAAGAATACCCTTTGGTCCTCGCGATAAGTACCAAAGGAAAGAGCTATTGTGGCCTCACATTCAGGAGTTTGTAGATGGAGCTCTAGCACACATCCTGAATATGTCCAAGACTTTAAGTGAACAAATCGGTGATGGGCAACCCGTGTGGCCATACGTGATCCATGGCCATTATGCTGATGCTGGGGATAGTGCTGCTCTTCTTTCGGGTGCTTTAAATGTTCCGATGGTTCTAACTGGACACTCGCTGGGTAGAAACAAGCTTGAACAGCTTCTGAAACAGGGGAGGCAATCGAAGGAGGATATTAATTCAACGTATAAGATCATGCGGAGGATAGAGGCAGAAGAGCTTTCACTCGATGCAGCAGAACTTGTTATCACCAGCACTAGACAAGAAATTGATGAACAATGGGGGCTATATGACGGGTTCGATGTAAAGCTTGAGAGAGTTTTAAGGGCTCGTGCAAGACGTGGAGTCAATTGCCATGGCCGTTTTATGCCCAGAATGGCG GTTATTCCCCCCGGAATGGACTTCAGCAATGTTGTCGTTCAAGAAGAGGCAGCTGAAACGGATGAACTTGTAGCACTTACTGGCTCAGATGGGTCATCCCCTAAAGCAATGCCTACCATATGGTCAGAG GTGATGCGTTTTCTTGTAAATCCCCACAAGCCCATGATTCTGGCATTATCAAGACCAGATCCGAAAAAGAACTTGACCACTCTACTGAAAGCATTTGGAGAATGTCGCCCCTTACGGGAACTTGCTAATCTT ACACTTATAATGGGAAACAGGGATGATATAGACGAAATGTCTGCCGGGAATGCTAGTGTGCTCACAACGGTTCTTAAGCTAATCGATAAGTATGACCTCTACGGACAAGTGGCCTTCCCGAAACATCACAAGCAAAGTGAGGTTCCAGAAATATATCACCTAGCTGCAAAAACAAAG GGGGTATTCATAAACCCGGCTTTCATCGAGCCATTTGGACTCACCCTCATTGAG GCTGCAGCTCATGGACTTCCCCTGGTGGCTACTAAAAATGGCGGTCCAGTTGATATTATTCGG GCACTGAACAACGGTTTGCTTGTTGATCCTCACGATCAGCAAGCAATTGCTGATGCACTTCTAAAACTAGTATCGGAAAAGAATCTATGGATGGAATGTCGTAAAAATGGTTGGAAGAACATACACCTGTTTTCGTGGCCAGAACATTGCCGCACATACTTAACTAGGGTAGCTGCGTGTCGGATGAGACACCCACAGTGGCAAACTGACACCCCGACAGATGAGCTAGCTGCAGAGGAGTCCCTGAACGATTCGCTCAAAGATGTGGATATGTCGTTGAGATTATCAGTTGATGGCGAAAGGACATCACTGTATGAATCACTCGATAAAGGTGCTGTGGGTTATAACCAAGAAGATCAGGTTAAGCGGGTTTTGAGTAAAATTCAGAAGGCGGATGGAGATAGTGAGAGTCCCGAGGCTGAAAGGAAAGACAACAATGTTCCCAGCAATTATCCCATGTTGAGAAGGCGACGTAAACTGATTGTTATAGCACTGGACTGTTACGACAATCAGGGACAACCGGAAAAGAAAATGCTTCACATCATCCAAGAGGTGTTCAAGGCTATCAAGATTGACCCTCAAATCGCGAGACTATCAGGATTTGCTGTATCAACCGCGATGCCAGTGTCGGAGCTGAGCGAGTTCCTGAAATCAGGGAACATCAAAGTGACCGACTTTGATGCCTTGATCTGTAGCAGCGGGAGCGAAGTTTATTACCCGGGTGTCAACACTGGAGCAGACGGAAAGCCTAAACCCGACCCTGATTATGCCTCGCATATTGAATATCGCTGGGGTAGCGATGGGTTAAAGAACGCTATTTGGAAACTGATGAATGCTGGAGAAGGGGAAGGTGGGAAATCTAGATCGTCCCCTATCGAAGAAGATGTGAAATCCAGCAATATGTATTGCTTGTCTTACTTGATAAAGGATCTTAGCAAG GCAAAGAAAGTCGACGACATGAGGCAGAAGCTGAGAATGAGGGGACTCCGCTGCCATCCAATGTACTGTCGGAATTCCACAAGAATGCAAGTCATCCCTCTGCTTGCATCTCGATCTCAGGCGCTTAG gTACCTGTTTGTGCGTTGGAGATTGAACGTGACGAACATGTACGTTGTTCTTGGTGAAACGGGAGACACAGACTACGAGGAGTTGATAGCGGGGACACACAAAACCTTGATCATGAAAGGGGCGGTGGAGAAAGGGTCCGAGGAGCTACTAAGAACCTCGGGGAGCTACCTGAGAGAAGACACCGTACCCCAAGAGAGCTCCCTCGTTGCTCGCATAAGCGGGGATGCAAGAGCAGACGAGATTGTTAATGCATTAAGACAAGTGTCTAGGGGATAG
- the LOC116002676 gene encoding xyloglucan 6-xylosyltransferase 2-like: MLDRFLSARQAWQVRRILRNGKLTLLCLVLTVVVLRGNLGAGRFGTPEKDLKDISDTLSYYRKRTEPRRVLEEAEQVNLTVGDDVNATDSRSGVGPEDSRSYKEFDLSKIVVDQDDGEPEFKRDPNEPYSLGPKITDWDAQRAEWLKNNPDFPNFFGPNKPRVLLVTGSSPKPCENPIGDHYLLKSIKNKIDYCRVHGIEIFYNMALLDPEMSGFWAKLPLLRKLLLSHPEVEFLWWMDSDAMFTDMAFEVPWERYKDSNLVLHGWGHEVYEKKNWIGLNTGSFLLRNTQWSLDLLDALAPMGPKGKVRDDAGALLTSELKGRPVFEADDQSAMVYLLATQQEKWADKVHLENLYFLHGYWGILVDRYEEMIDNFHPGFGDHRWPLVTHFVGCKPCSKIGDYKVGRCVKQMDRAFNFGDNQILQMYGFTHTTLESRRVKRIRNETSAPLEIRDELGLLHPSFRAVKV, translated from the coding sequence ATGCTAGATCGGTTCTTGAGTGCGAGGCAGGCATGGCAAGTCCGGCGGATTCTCCGGAATGGCAAGCTTACTCTCCTTTGCCTCGTCCTCACCGTCGTCGTCCTACGTGGCAATCTCGGCGCCGGTAGATTCGGCACTCCCGAGAAGGATCTAAAGGACATCAGCGACACTTTAAGCTACTACCGCAAGCGGACGGAGCCGCGGCGCGTGCTAGAAGAAGCGGAGCAAGTAAACCTAACCGTCGGAGATGACGTCAACGCGACTGATTCCAGGTCGGGTGTCGGGCCCGAGGACAGCCGTAGTTACAAAGAATTCGATCTATCGAAGATTGTGGTTGATCAGGATGACGGGGAGCCCGAATTCAAGAGAGATCCGAACGAGCCGTATAGTCTCGGCCCGAAAATCACCGATTGGGATGCGCAGAGGGCGGAATGGTTGAAGAACAATCCGGATTTCCCCAATTTCTTCGGACCTAATAAGCCTAGGGTTTTGTTGGTCACCGGGTCGTCCCCGAAACCGTGTGAGAACCCGATTGGAGATCATTACCTGTTGAAATCGATTAAGAACAAGATTGATTACTGCCGGGTTCACGGGATCGAGATTTTCTACAATATGGCTTTGCTGGACCCGGAAATGTCAGGGTTTTGGGCTAAGCTGCCACTACTAAGGAAACTCCTGCTTTCCCATCCAGAAGTTGAGTTCTTATGGTGGATGGATAGTGATGCCATGTTTACAGATATGGCATTCGAGGTGCCATGGGAGAGGTACAAGGACTCTAACCTTGTGCTCCACGGTTGGGGCCATGAGGTTTATGAGAAGAAGAACTGGATTGGGTTGAACACTGGTAGCTTTCTGCTAAGAAATACCCAATGGTCATTGGATCTTCTTGATGCCCTTGCTCCAATGGGGCCAAAAGGGAAGGTCAGGGACGATGCCGGTGCATTATTAACCAGTGAGCTCAAGGGCAGGCCTGTTTTCGAAGCAGACGATCAATCTGCTATGGTATATCTCTTGGCAACCCAGCAAGAGAAATGGGCTGATAAGGTGCATCTAGAGAACCTTTACTTCTTGCACGGCTACTGGGGAATTCTGGTGGATCGATACGAAGAAATGATCGACAATTTCCACCCCGGTTTTGGGGATCATAGGTGGCCATTGGTGACTCACTTTGTGGGTTGCAAGCCCTGCTCCAAGATTGGGGATTACAAAGTAGGGAGGTGCGTAAAGCAGATGGATCGCGCATTCAATTTCGGGGACAACCAGATCCTGCAGATGTATGGGTTCACCCACACAACTCTCGAAAGCCGGAGAGTGAAGAGAATCAGAAACGAGACGAGCGCCCCTCTCGAAATCAGAGATGAACTTGGATTGCTTCACCCTTCATTTAGAGCTGTCAAGGTATAG
- the LOC116002596 gene encoding probable histone-arginine methyltransferase 1.3, translated as MEIQAGEKKEGQEFTVASISELSSSSSSSADSALVSGSPRVLARFGLDSGVAELRFGGESEQDKWIVFDLRTSQLFRLSPVQLLCVSEASETNKETCSRGVTIQFTKEKESSAFYCAFEHWRKQGVAQGAHLQNGALQTSNSKFDDKIEASSAKMYFHYYGQLLHQQNMLQDYVRTGTYYAAVIENRSDFNGRVVVDVGAGSGILSLFAAQAGAKHVYAVEASEMAEYARKLIAGNPLYAERITVIKGKVEDVELPEKADILISEPMGTLLVNERMLESYVIARDRFLGPNGKMFPTVGRIHMAPFTDEYLYLEIANKAVFWQQENYFGVNLRSLHGSAFQGYFSQPVVEAFDPRSLVAPAISHVINFASIKEEDLYEIDIPLKFVSSVSTRIHGLACWFDVLFNGSTVQRWLTTAPGAPTTHWYQLRCVLSQPLYVMPGQEITGRLHLVAHKAQSYTIYLTLSAQVGDMLQSSTGKLDLKEPYYRMSQPQTYSSSQDQPNQLLQTQDAQMQSRDDDDAILMQQLSPNSNADLQSL; from the exons ATGGAGATTCAAGCAGGAGAAAAGAAGGAAGGGCAGGAGTTTACTGTTGCCTCTATTTCGGAGctttcgtcttcttcttcttcttctgcagaTTCGGCTCTCGTTTCCGGTTCGCCGCGGGTTTTAGCTCGGTTTGGCTTGGATTCCGGAGTTGCCGAGCTTCGATTTGGGGGAGAATCTGAGCAGGATAAATGGATTGTGTTTGATCTCCGAACTTCTCAA CTATTTAGGCTAAGCCCTGTTCAATTGCTCTGTGTATCTGAAGCTTCTGAAACCAACAAAGAG ACCTGTTCAAGGGGAGTCACCATTCAATTTACAAAGGAGAAGGAAAGTAGTGCCTTCTATTGCGCCTTTGAACATTGGAGAAAGCAAGGGGTTGCACAAG GAGCACATTTGCAAAATGGAGCATTGCAAACTTCAAACAGCAaatttgatgacaaaattgaggCATCGTCTGCCAAAATGTACTTTCATTATTATGGACAGCTTTTGCATCAGCAGAATATGTTGCAGGACTATGTGAGGACAG GGACCTATTATGCTGCAGTTATTGAGAATCGTTCAGATTTTAATGGTCGGGTGGTGGTTGATGTTGGTGCTGGTAGTGGCATTCTGTCATTATTTGCTGCTCAG GCTGGTGCAAAACATGTTTATGCTGTAGAAGCATCTGAAATGGCTGAATATGCCCGAAAGTTGATTGCTGGCAATCCATTATATGCTGAAAGAATTACA GTAATAAAGGGAAAGGTCGAAGATGTCGAGTTACCAGAGAAAGCAGATATATTAATTTCTGAGCCAATGG GCACTTTGCTAGTCAATGAAAGAATGCTGGAGTCTTATGTGATTGCAAGAGACCGGTTTCTTGGTCCAAATGGAAAAATGTTTCCAACAGTAGGGAG GATACATATGGCGCCGTTCACTgatgaatatttatatttggaaATTGCTAATAAG GCTGTATTTTGGCAGCAAGAGAACTATTTTGGTGTGAATTTAAGGTCCTTGCATGGATCTGCCTTCCAAGGTTACTTTTCACAG CCTGTGGTTGAAGCTTTTGATCCAAGGTCACTGGTTGCTCCTGCAATATCTCATGTGATAAACTTTGCTTCAATTAAG GAAGAAGATCTATATGAAATTGATATTCCACTTAAATTCGTATCTTCTGTAAGCACTAGGATCCATGGACTAGCTTGTTGGTTTGATGTGTTGTTTAACGGGAG CACTGTTCAGAGGTGGTTGACCACTGCTCCTGGTGCACCCACAACCCATTGGTACCAGCTACGATGTGTTCTGTCTCAACCTCTTTATGTAATGCCAGGACAAGAGATAACCGGACGACTTCACCTTGTTGCTCATAAGGCTCAGAGTTACACCATTTATCTAACATTGTCAG CTCAAGTTGGAGATATGCTTCAAAGTTCAACTGGAAAACTTGATCTCAAGGAGCCATACTATCGGATGTCCCAGCCACAAACGTATTCTTCTTCTCAAGACCAACCTAATCAACTATTACAAACACAG GATGCACAAATGCAATCGCGGGACGATGATGATGCCATATTGATGCAACAGCTTTCACCTAATTCCAACGCTGATCTACAATCTCTCTAA